One window from the genome of ANME-2 cluster archaeon encodes:
- the lonB gene encoding ATP-dependent protease LonB translates to MSAENKTVTETDDLLGGLDIQTTSEVEVPENLIDQVIGQEHAVEVVKKAANQRRHVMMLGTPGTGKSMLAKAMAALLPKEELQDVLVYNNPEDNNTPKIRVVPAGKGKEIVDAHKLEARKRMQARNMFIMIFVFGIIIYSFYTGMLIWGIIAAILIFMVMRQFMPKEEAYIPKLLVSNAGKDTASYIDATGSHAGALLGDVRHDPFQSGGLETPAHDRVEGGGIHKAHKGVLFIDEINTLGLESQQNLLTALQEKEFPITGQSERSSGAMVKTEPVPCDFIMVTAGNLDALRGMHPALRSRIKGYGYEVYMSDVIPDTAINRQKLVRFVAQEIKRDGKIPPFDKSAVEEIIREARRRAGRKGHLTLKLRDLGGLVRVAGDIAHSEGSAVTCAGHVLKAKNIARSVEQQLADQYLERRKDYQMFERQGSMVGRVNGLAVMGSDSGIVLPIMAEVTPSQSSSEGRIIATGMLKKVAREAVDNVSALIKKVSGKDTTTMDVHIQFIGTYEGVEGDSASISIATAVLSAFENIPVDQTVAMTGSLSVRGDVLPVGGVTYKIEAAAQAGIKTVIIPRSNMGDVMIEDEFKDKIEIVPVSNISEVLERSMVGKEKEYLIEKIKKASSFPRFNLTLNEAVIGTPSPAP, encoded by the coding sequence ATTTCTGCCGAGAATAAGACTGTCACTGAAACCGATGACCTGCTCGGCGGTTTAGACATACAGACCACGTCTGAAGTGGAAGTACCGGAAAACCTTATCGACCAGGTGATAGGTCAGGAACATGCTGTTGAGGTGGTGAAGAAGGCTGCCAACCAGCGCAGGCATGTGATGATGCTTGGCACCCCGGGTACGGGTAAATCCATGCTGGCAAAGGCCATGGCTGCACTCCTGCCTAAAGAAGAATTACAGGATGTGCTTGTCTATAATAATCCTGAAGATAACAACACTCCAAAGATAAGGGTCGTGCCTGCAGGAAAAGGCAAGGAAATAGTGGATGCCCATAAACTGGAAGCAAGAAAGCGGATGCAGGCCCGCAATATGTTCATAATGATATTCGTGTTCGGCATCATTATATATTCATTCTATACCGGCATGCTGATATGGGGTATCATTGCAGCCATACTTATTTTCATGGTAATGCGCCAGTTCATGCCGAAAGAGGAAGCGTACATACCAAAACTGCTGGTATCGAATGCCGGTAAAGATACGGCTTCGTATATTGATGCCACCGGTTCACATGCCGGGGCGCTGCTGGGTGATGTGCGTCATGACCCGTTCCAGAGCGGAGGCCTGGAGACCCCTGCACATGATAGAGTGGAAGGTGGCGGCATTCATAAAGCGCATAAAGGTGTGCTGTTCATAGACGAGATCAATACCCTTGGGCTGGAATCACAGCAGAACCTGTTGACAGCTTTGCAGGAGAAAGAATTTCCTATTACGGGCCAGAGTGAACGGTCCTCGGGCGCAATGGTAAAAACAGAGCCTGTACCCTGTGATTTCATTATGGTCACGGCAGGTAACCTTGATGCCTTAAGAGGCATGCACCCTGCTCTTCGTTCCAGGATAAAGGGGTACGGTTACGAGGTGTATATGAGCGATGTCATCCCCGATACCGCTATTAACCGGCAGAAACTGGTCCGGTTCGTGGCACAGGAGATCAAGAGGGATGGAAAGATACCTCCCTTTGATAAGAGTGCTGTAGAAGAGATAATCAGGGAAGCCAGGCGGCGTGCCGGAAGAAAAGGCCATCTTACCCTGAAGCTCAGGGACCTTGGCGGTCTTGTACGGGTCGCCGGGGATATTGCTCACTCTGAAGGGTCAGCAGTAACCTGTGCGGGACATGTATTAAAAGCCAAGAACATTGCCCGCTCGGTCGAGCAGCAACTGGCCGACCAGTACCTTGAACGAAGAAAGGATTATCAGATGTTCGAGCGTCAGGGCTCAATGGTAGGTAGGGTCAATGGCCTGGCAGTAATGGGCAGCGATTCAGGTATTGTACTTCCCATAATGGCAGAAGTAACTCCCTCACAGTCAAGTTCCGAAGGACGCATCATTGCCACGGGTATGCTCAAGAAGGTAGCACGCGAAGCTGTAGATAACGTATCAGCCCTTATCAAGAAGGTCAGTGGTAAAGATACCACGACCATGGACGTTCATATCCAGTTCATAGGTACTTACGAAGGTGTGGAGGGTGACAGTGCTTCTATCAGTATTGCCACTGCCGTATTGTCTGCATTTGAGAATATACCGGTGGACCAGACCGTGGCCATGACCGGTTCCCTCTCAGTAAGGGGTGACGTGCTGCCCGTGGGTGGTGTGACCTATAAGATAGAGGCGGCTGCCCAGGCCGGCATCAAGACCGTCATCATCCCAAGGTCCAATATGGGCGATGTGATGATAGAGGATGAGTTCAAGGATAAGATAGAGATCGTCCCGGTATCGAATATCTCTGAAGTGCTGGAAAGGTCCATGGTGGGAAAAGAAAAGGAATACCTGATAGAGAAGATAAAAAAAGCTTCCTCCTTCCCCAGGTTCAATCTGACCCTCAATGAAGCTGTTATAGGAACTCCGAGCCCGGCACCATAA